The sequence GTCACCGGTATTATTACAGCTGTTGGAGCGTGTGCCGTGTACATCTTGGCAGAGGCTTATGTGGATGGATCAGGTTCAGATAAATAAGAAATGTAAATTCGTAAGCGCTTGGGAATATGAAAAAGCCCTGCTGACCAATTAAGGTTGCAGGGCTTTTTGTTATTTAAGAGGAATTTTAACTGCATATTCTTTTCTTGCAGCGTCCATTTCCATTCCATCACCCTCCACTGTGCTCCACTTCAATTTAATCCAAGTTATATCTTCAGCATGACCGCGCTTTAAGTACCAAATAATATTGCCTTCCTTGATAACTCCTTCATCAATCTCTCCTCCCAAGTCATCGGACAAGAATGTTTCAGGCATTTCAATTTGTTCTCCTGTAGAAGTTACAAGTACGGCTTGATCAGGATAAGCGGTGAATAGCTTTTTGGTTGTATTTTCAACCTTCATTTTGATGCCTACAGCAGAAGCAGTAAGGTCATTTTCATCATCTTTTTGGGGTGCGCGATCGGAAACGACAACCTTTTCTACCGTAGATACTAATCCATTAAAATTGTCTGTCCACGTTGCATTGTCATAATATGTCCAAATATCTTCTTTAGGCGCTTCTGTTGGAACTGCTGTTGGAGCTGCAGTTTCTGTGGCTGCATTTACCGAATTTTCAACCTTCGCTTGTGCTGGATCACTATCTTTAATTGCAGTTTTGTTATCAGAGCATGCAGATAATACAATAAAACAAAAAAGTGAAAATGCTAATATGGTGATTCTTTTCATACAAATTTCCCCCTAAATCTGATAATTATTTCTGATTCATTCTACCAGATTAGGAATATGCTTACTATGTATTTTACAAAGAATATTATATGTTAGGGCTAGCTTCGAGCGGGTTCACACGACAATATTGCTCGGTTCAGCAACATGGATTCGACCGCGCCCAGTTGGTCATCACCAGGCGAAAGAGGATAATGATTGACATCTAACTTGCGTATCCTAATTTGTTGGGGATAGGAGAAATTCAGGACGATACTGTGCAGAAATATGTTTAGTTAGAGTAGTCTGTGACTTACAACTTCTTACAAATAGATTATAATTAGTTTGGAGTCTATTATGTTAAGAATGGGGCAGATAGAGCATGCAAATTCCTAAAATTTTCATTAGCCACATTAGTGAAGAAAAAGCTCTTGCTGAGATCTTGAAGGAAGAAATTGGGAAGGCTTTTCTTGGTTTGCCAGAGATTTTTGTGTCTTCTGATGGAGAAAGTATTTCGATCGGGTCAAAGTGGCTTGATGAGATAGATCAGGCTTTAAAGGATTCACAAATTATTCTGTTGTTATGTAGCGAGAGTTCGGTAACGCGACCTTGGATAAATTTCGAAGCGGGAGCTGGATGGGTAAAGGGGATACCGATTATACCAATTTGTCATACAAACCTCAGACCAGTTGAATTGCCAATCCCGTTGAATATGCTTCAAGGAATCCAGGTTACTAATAAAGCAGGACTGACCAAAGTCTTTGAAATGGTTGGGAAATATTTAGGAGTTAAAGATACGCCTGAAATTCAGTTTGATCGAATAATTGAAAAAGTAAGAGTGTTTGAAAAAGAATATGGTTTCATTGAGGTTGTGAGACGAGAAGTGAAGGGAATTATAAAACTAGAAGAGGAACTAGAACAAGTTTTCGTACCTATCCCTTCATCACGTAGGATTTCGGGATTCTTAGGGGATATAGTTGTCGACAAGTTAACACCTCATTTAGATGTTCTTAAAAAAATAGGCGTGCTGGATTATAGTATAGGTAACAATAAATTAACTATGGGAGTTGCAGGTGGCAATGAGCTTGAGATTAAAATTGAAGTCTTCCAACCATATTATGATATAGCAAACAGAATATTAGGTTAGACTTTGAATGCTGACTGAACTTCTAGAGGTGTTTTATTTATATCATCGATAGTAGGACGGTACTGTTCACTACAAAGTAACTGAAAATAGCCATAAAAAGAGCAGTCATTTAGTATAAATTATAAAAACCAATCTTACAAAATAATACAACAACGTTACGCTGATCCATTATGGTCGAAGCTATTTATCGTCGTCTTTTTCCTAGACGTATTATCAATTATGATAAAATTGATAAGGTAAAGCATATAAATATAAAGGTTGTGATTTCACATGGATATGCCCCTTTCTCAAAAGAATTGCTTTTTGTGCGGTGTAGAACTGAAGAAACACACAGATGAACACATTTTTCCAAAATGGCTGCAGAACAAATTTAATCTTTGGGATCAAACTATCACATTATTAAATGGGACGGAAATTCCTTATCGAATGCTAAAAATCCCCTGCTGTAATACGTGCAACAATGAATATCTGTCTCAACTGGAAATCGATATATCGAAAGCCGTAGATGGCGGTTATGATTCATTTGTTCAGTTGGATGAAAACAAAATATTTTACTGGGCTTCTAAAATCCTATATGGCCTGTTCTTGAAGGAGTTGTCCCTCAATATCGATCGAAAGGATCCGGTAGCTGGTACGATTATGAGTCTTGAAGCGATGGGGAAATTCAATACATTGCATATGTTATTACAGGGTATCAGGTTCCCAACTCAATACGTCCCAGTAAAACCTTATTCAATTTTTATCTTTAAAATGTATGAATATGAGGATAGTGATTGGGATGAATTAAATTTCAATTACTTTGACAGCTATATTCAAACCGTTTATGGCATGAAAATGAACGATATTGGATTTATTCTATGTATTGAGGACTCAGGCGTTCAAGCAGAATTTGGGGAAAAATATTTTGAGAAGTATAAAGATAAAATAATTCATCCCATCCAGTTAAAGGAGATATTTGCCAAAATCAGTTACAAGCAATATTTAGCCAATTACCCTCCTCGGTATATAACAATTGAAACGGATAATGAACGAGTTGTCCAGGTAATCCAACCTTCTGGAGATGTATATAAAGAATGGTCTCAGGAATTATATGCAAGTTGTTTAGCACATACCTGGAGAACGTATCCCAATCTTCGGTTCGAGGATATTTATTTCCCACCTGATCGGGTCATGAGTTACTTAAATAATGAAAATGGCTCCTTTAAGCAACTTCAGAAGCACATCCTCAGAAAAATTAAATGAAATTTGTGTAATTAATCTTTTTTATTTAGTGTTGTTTTACAATTTAAGGAATGTTCGTTTTATATAAACCAACTAAGAAATTCCGTAAAAAAAGCTAGTATGGGTTTTGGCTTTCTTTACGGAAAATTTGCCTTCTAATTCTATTCTAATAAGATTATCTACATAGTTTTTCTTATTCTGCTGAAGTGACTTTTTGATTGTTGGCTTTTTTCTAATATAGGTTGATATTACATCTGTACCATTTTGTACTATAGGGGAGTCTATTTAGCACAAAGTGATAAAGATAGATGGTGAAAAATGTGTACCATTTTAAACTACGAAACGTTCATATAGTATAGAATTGGATACTAATAGAAGTCTCAATTAATGATTAGGAAGTAAATGGTCTTAGGCTAACGAAATGTATTTACGCTAACGGGCAGTATATGACGAAACGAGCATCCTTATTATGGTATTATATGTCTAGCAATAATAATA comes from Paenibacillus sp. 19GGS1-52 and encodes:
- a CDS encoding toll/interleukin-1 receptor domain-containing protein — its product is MQIPKIFISHISEEKALAEILKEEIGKAFLGLPEIFVSSDGESISIGSKWLDEIDQALKDSQIILLLCSESSVTRPWINFEAGAGWVKGIPIIPICHTNLRPVELPIPLNMLQGIQVTNKAGLTKVFEMVGKYLGVKDTPEIQFDRIIEKVRVFEKEYGFIEVVRREVKGIIKLEEELEQVFVPIPSSRRISGFLGDIVVDKLTPHLDVLKKIGVLDYSIGNNKLTMGVAGGNELEIKIEVFQPYYDIANRILG